One genomic window of Melanotaenia boesemani isolate fMelBoe1 chromosome 20, fMelBoe1.pri, whole genome shotgun sequence includes the following:
- the siva1 gene encoding apoptosis regulatory protein Siva → MPKRTYPFPEAYSSQYKIHIGQKELINYGVFGNNCRQEIYVKTKNLLFNGAKAVMGKIWTGEEKSTDPQPIGQAQKSACQTLLRGQTLIGHDGRLTRAIAEQGAPAASTGCCVCQKSKGSRSSCSQCDRLVCSSCTRQCSSCSSLCCSVCTVIDYSGQYDEVLCCSCST, encoded by the exons ATGCCCAAACGTACTTATCCTTTTCCCGAGGCGTACTCCTCTCAGTACAAAATACACATTGGTCAAAAAGAGTTGATCAACTATGGCGTGTTCGGGAACAATTGCAGACAGGAAATATACG TTAAGACAAAGAATTTGCTTTTCAATGGTGCCAAAGCTGTGATGGGCAAAATATGGACTGGCGAGGAGAAGAGCACTGACCCACAGCCTATTGGACAAGCACAAAAATCGGCATGCCAAACACTTCTTAGAGGACAGACATTGATTGGACATGACGGGAGACTGACAAGAGCAATTGCTGAACAAG GTGCACCAGCAGCTTCCACAGGCTGTTGTGTGTGTCAGAAAAGCAAGGGGTCCAGGTCATCGTGTTCCCAGTGTGACCGACTAGTCTGTTCCTCCTGTACCCGACAATGTTCCAGCTGCTCCAGCctctgctgctctgtctgcactGTCATAGA TTACAGCGGACAATATGATGAAGTACTGTGCTGCAGCTGCTCAACATAG
- the adss1 gene encoding adenylosuccinate synthetase isozyme 1 — protein sequence MSLSWSSKDHKNTNQAAATGQKRPRTDAGNKVSVVLGAQWGDEGKGKVVDLLATEADVVCRCQGGNNAGHTVVVDGKEYDFHLLPSGIINSKSISLIGNGVVIHLPGLFEEGDKNDKKGLKGWDKRLIVSDRAHLVFDFHQVVDGLQETERQAQEGKNIGTTKKGIGPAYSSKASRTGLRVCDLLGDFKDFSTRFKNLVHQYQSMYPSLTVDVEDQLKKLKEYAERLRPMVRDGVYYMYEALHGPPKKILVEGANAALLDIDFGTYPFVTSSNCTVGGVCTGLGIPPLNIGDVFGVAKAYTTRVGIGAFPTEQLNAVGELLQTRGHEVGVTTGRKRRCGWLDLVIVRYAHMINGFTAIALTKLDILDVLDDIKVGVAYKLNGKRIPHFPANMDVLHKVEVEYETFPGWKTDTSAARKWSDLPAKAQNYIRFIENHIGVPIKWVGVGKSRECMIQMF from the exons ATGTCCCTCAGCTGGTCGTCCAAAGAccacaaaaatacaaatcaaGCCGCCGCGACTGGACAGAAGCGACCGCGCACTGACGCGGGGAACAAAGTGTCGGTGGTGCTCGGAGCTCAGTGGGGAGACGAGGGAAAAGGCAAAGTGGTCGATTTATTGGCGACCGAAGCTGACGTTGTCTGCAGGTGTCAG GGTGGCAACAATGCAGGACACACAGTGGTAGTGGACGGCAAGGAGTACGATTTTCACCTCCTACCCAGTGGGATCATTAATTCCAAAAGCATATCACTTATTG GTAATGGAGTGGTCATACATCTACCTGGATTGTTTGAAGAGGGAgataaaaatgacaagaaag GTCTGAAAGGCTGGGATAAGAGACTGATTGTTTCAGACAGAGCTCACCTCG TGTTTGATTTCCACCAGGTGGTTGATGGCTTACAAGAGACTGAAAGACAAGCACAAGAAGGAAAGAA CATTGGAACAACTAAGAAGGGCATTGGTCCTGCATACTCCAGCAAAGCATCTCGCACTGGCCTGCGTGTATGCGACCTCCTGGGGGATTTTAAGGATTTCTCTACAAG ATTCAAGAACCTTGTCCACCAGTATCAGTCCATGTATCCATCCTTGACAGTTGATGTTGAGGACCAGCTGAAAAAACTAAAG GAATATGCAGAGAGATTGCGCCCAATGGTTAGAGATGGGGTCTATTACATGTACGAAGCTCTTCATGGACCCCCGAAGAAGATTTTAGTTGAAGGGGCCAATGCAGCTCTGCTCGACATTGACTTTg GAACATATCCTTTTGTGACGTCATCAAACTGCACTGTAGGAGGGGTGTGCACTGGTCTCGGCATCCCTCCACTGAATATTGGTGATGTATTTGGTGTGGCAAAGGCCTACACTACCAGAGTGGGAATTGGAGCTTTTCCCACAGAACAACTCAAT gCAGTTGGAGAGTTGCTGCAGACAAGGGGTCATGAGGTGGGCGTGACCACAGGAAGGAAGCGGCGTTGTGGTTGGTTGGATCTTGTCATTGTCAGATATGCTCACATGATCAATGGATTCACCGC CATTGCCTTGACAAAACTTGATATTCTGGACGTGCTGGATGACATTAAAGTTGGAGTTGCCTACAAACTAAATGGGAAAAGAATCCCTCATTTCCCAG CCAACATGGATGTTTTGCACAAAGTGGAAGTTGAGTATGAGACCTTCCCTGGTTGGAAAACTGATACATCTGCAGCCAGGAAGTGGAGTGACCTCCCTGCTAAGGCACAAAACTACATCCGCTTCATTGAGAACCACATTGGAGTTCCCA tCAAATGGGTTGGTGTTGGAAAGTCCAGAGAGTGCATGATCCAGATGTTCTAA
- the zbtb42 gene encoding zinc finger and BTB domain-containing protein 18.2, with amino-acid sequence MEFPDHSRQLLQCLSQQRHQGFLCDCTVLVGEARFKAHRAVLASCSMYFHLFYRDQLDKRDVVHLNSDIVTAPAFSLLLEFMYEGKLEFSTLPVEDVLAAASFLHMYDIVKVCKGKLKDKELSSLDEKIGKGLGLSCLDRENSSDGELHSKQLILRQSHTQSQGLHRAPPTEEFDMDNSEVRLAVTDCDRSTQSRQKANGHSGRSPDLVGVNYVSTEAEPCVQTAGKTKADVSSSTVLLSQRSRASDDMDCALDLSFKPLSSRDPLHPSYVSGQLALDSQQQGTEPLVKDEHDLLSEQEDSEPMSPESQRFGNSARSSVVTGFAALFPGNNGATAALLSQEEDLMDEEGETCRGREGAPGREVDGRGRLLGDSEEEEEDDLASSDISTSSGVLLPPGQQVCVCPLCSKVFPSPHVLQLHLSSHFREKDGARSKLSPDGSVPTCMQCNKTFSCMYTLKRHERTHSGEKPYTCGQCGKSFQYSHNLSRHAVVHTREKPHACKWCERRFTQSGDLYRHIRKFHCGLVKTLAIG; translated from the coding sequence ATGGAGTTCCCAGACCATAGCCGCCAGTTGCTGCAGTGTCTGAGTCAGCAGCGTCACCAAGGTTTCCTCTGTGACTGCACTGTTCTTGTCGGGGAAGCTCGATTCAAAGCGCACAGAGCCGTGCTGGCCTCCTGCAGCATGTACTTCCATCTCTTCTACAGGGACCAGCTAGACAAAAGGGACGTTGTGCATCTCAACAGTGACATTGTGACAGCCCCGGCTTTCAGTTTGCTCCTTGAATTTATGTATGAGGGGAAGTTGGAATTCAGCACTCTGCCTGTGGAGGATGTTCTGGCAGCAGCCAGTTTCCTCCACATGTATGATATAGTGAAAGTGTGCAAAGGCAAGCTTAAAGATAAAGAACTTTCCTCCTTGGATGAAAAGATAGGAAAGGGTTTGGGACTCAGCTGTCTGGACAGGGAAAATTCCTCAGATGGTGAGCTGCACAGTAAGCAGCTCATTCTGCGACAGTCACATACACAGTCTCAGGGGCTTCACAGGGCCCCCCCTACAGAAGAGTTTGACATGGACAACAGTGAAGTCAGGCTGGCTGTCACAGATTGTGATAGGTCTACACAGAGCAGGCAGAAGGCGAACGGTCACTCTGGCAGGTCCCCGGACCTTGTAGGTGTCAATTATGTGTCAACAGAGGCCGAGCCCTGCGTccaaacagctggaaaaacaaaagctgatgtCAGTAGTTCCACCGTATTGCTGTCCCAGAGGTCCCGGGCTTCAGATGACATGGACTGTGCACTGGATTTGTCTTTCAAGCCTCTGTCTAGCAGAGATCCCTTACACCCCTCCTACGTCTCGGGACAGCTGGCCCTCGACAGCCAGCAGCAGGGCACTGAGCCACTTGTTAAAGACGAACACGACTTGCTGTCAGAGCAGGAGGACAGTGAGCCGATGAGCCCTGAGAGCCAGCGCTTTGGGAATAGTGCCAGGAGCTCAGTGGTGACAGGGTTCGCTGCCCTCTTCCCAGGCAACAACGGTGCTACAGCCGCCCTGCTCTCCCAGGAGGAGGACCTGATGGACGAGGAGGGGGAGACCTGCAGAGGGAGGGAGGGCGCCCCAGGCAGGGAGGTGGACGGGCGCGGCAGACTGCTGGGGgacagtgaggaagaggaggaggacgacTTGGCCTCTTCAGACATCTCCACCTCCAGTGGGGTGCTACTGCCCCCGGGccaacaggtgtgtgtgtgtcccctCTGCAGTAAAGTCTTCCCCAGCCCCCATGTGCTGCAGCTGCACCTCAGCTCCCACTTCCGCGAGAAGGACGGCGCTCGCTCCAAGCTGTCCCCTGACGGCTCTGTGCCCACATGCATGCAGTGCAACAAGACCTTCTCTTGCATGTACACTCTTAAGCGCCACGAGCGCACGCACTCTGGCGAGAAGCCATACACCTGTGGCCAATGTGGAAAGAGCTTCCAGTACTCCCATAACTTGAGTCGACACGCTGTGGTTCACACACGTGAGAAGCCTCACGCTTGTAAGTGGTGTGAACGGCGCTTCACTCAGTCCGGGGACCTTTACCGCCACATCAGGAAGTTTCACTGTGGCCTCGTCAAGACTCTCGCCATTGGATAA